A genomic window from Salvia miltiorrhiza cultivar Shanhuang (shh) chromosome 5, IMPLAD_Smil_shh, whole genome shotgun sequence includes:
- the LOC130985892 gene encoding U-box domain-containing protein 4, with product MVSIDDSHSHSHSNPNINARYSYNQARPYYYYTPPPSSAKISRSMGRSMRTIRSTIFNTDQSGPVCDKSPNLSENLTDSVIDLRLGELASKSSTNSKSPSSEDIDDMLDISRAFSDFSACSSDISGELQRLANLPDPALNDGTSSDHEPEPCSGFLQRETFSTEIIESISPEDLQPTVKLCVDGLQSSSIAVKRSAAAKLRLLAKNRADNRALIGESGAVPALIPLLNCSDPMTQEHAVTALLNLSLHDGNKSVITRAGAVKSLIYVLKTGTEASKQNAACALLSLALVDEYKLSIGACGAIPPLVALLINGSVRGKKDALTTLYKLCSVSLNKERAVSAGVVRPLVGLVAEQGTGLAEKAMVVLSSLAAIEIGQEAIIEEGGIAALVEAIEDGSNKGKEFAVLTLLQLCAESVRNRGLLVREGGIPPLVALSQSGTAKAKHKAERLLGYLREPRQEASSSSP from the exons ATGGTCTCCATAGACGATTCACACTCTCATTCACACTCCAATCCCAACATCAATGCTCGCTACAGCTACAACCAAGCTCGCCCCTACTACTACTACACTCCACCGCCGTCCTCCGCCAAGATAAGCCGTTCCATGGGGCGCTCCATGCGCACAATCCGCTCCACCATCTTCAACACCGATCAGTCCGGTCCGGTCTGCGACAAATCGCCCAACCTATCGGAGAATCTCACCGACTCGGTTATCGACCTTCGCCTCGGCGAGCTCGCCAGTAAATCGTCTACCAATTCCAAGAGCCCCTCCTCCGAGGACATCGACGATATGTTGGACATCTCACGCGCCTTCAGCGATTTCTCGGCGTGCTCCAGCGACATTTCCGGCGAGCTTCAGCGCCTCGCGAATCTCCCTGATCCCGCTCTCAATGATGGCACAAGCTCCGACCACGAACCGGAGCCTTGTTCCGGATTTCTACAGAGAGAAACGTTTTCTACGGAAATTATCGAGAGCATCTCGCCGGAAGACCTCCAACCAACCGTGAAGCTCTGCGTAGACGGATTGCAGTCTTCTTCAATTGCAGTGAAGAGGTCGGCGGCTGCTAAATTGCGGTTACTGGCGAAAAATCGGGCCGATAATCGGGCTTTGATTGGGGAATCGGGCGCGGTACCCGCTCTGATTCCGCTTCTCAATTGCTCAGACCCTATGACGCAGGAACACGCGGTGACGGCGCTGCTTAATCTGTCCCTCCACGACGGCAACAAGAGCGTGATAACCAGAGCCGGCGCTGTCAAATCCCTAATCTATGTTCTGAAAACAGGCACCGAGGCGTCCAAGCAGAACGCCGCCTGCGCGCTGCTGAGCTTAGCTCTGGTCGACGAGTACAAGCTGTCGATTGGGGCTTGCGGCGCGATCCCGCCGCTGGTTGCGTTGCTCATAAACGGTTCGGTCAGAGGGAAAAAGGACGCGCTCACAACGCTTTACAAGCTGTGCTCCGTGTCGTTGAATAAGGAGAGAGCGGTGAGTGCCGGTGTCGTCAGGCCGCTGGTGGGGCTGGTGGCTGAACAGGGGACTGGGTTGGCTGAGAAGGCGATGGTTGTTTTGAGTAGCTTGGCGGCGATTGAGATAGGGCAAGAGGCGATCATTGAGGAAGGCGGGATCGCGGCGTTGGTCGAGGCGATTGAGGATGGGAGCAACAAAGGGAAGGAGTTCGCAGTGCTGACTCTACTCCAGCTTTGCGCCGAGAGTGTAAGGAACAGGGGATTGCTTGTCAGGGAAGGGGGTATTCCGCCGTTAGTGGCGCTGTCGCAGAGTGGGACGGCTAAAGCTAAGCATAAG gcTGAAAGGCTTCTTGGGTACTTAAGAGAACCAAGACAGGAAGCTTCTTCTTCAAGTCCATAA
- the LOC130985891 gene encoding inositol transporter 4-like, giving the protein MEGVVKPDKTAFTECWRTSLEKPYIMRLAFSAGLGGQLFGYDTGVISGALLYIRDEFKTVDKNTWLQETIVSMAVAGAIVGAGFGGVLNDKYGRKKSILLADVLFFVGAIIMAASVAPWMIILGRIFVGLGVGMASMTSPLYISEASPARIRGALVSTNGLLITGGQFLSYLINLAFTNAPGTWRWMLGIAGVPALVQFFLMLSLPESPRWLYRKGNVKEARVILEKIYPANEVEDEMKALETSVEAEKAEEGSIGDTLISKLRHIWGNDVVRRGLYAGVTVQVAQQFVGINTVMYYSPTIVQFAGYASKQTALALSLITSGLNAVGSIASMFSVDRYGRRRLMIISMFGIISCLIVLAALFHEASEHAPPVTSLESLHFGANATCYKYVQASQPSNWNCMSCLRSSSDCAFCANGKYKAGACLAVTDTVEGMCGAEGRTWYTKGCPSKFGIYAVLLLGLYIISYSPGMGTAPWIVNSEIYPLKYRGIGGGIAAVSNWVSNLIVSETFLTLTETLGPAGTFLLFAGFSTIGLIAIFFLVPETKGLQFEEVEKMLQKGFRPNLCCSSKDGDDSSKDGDDDDLETK; this is encoded by the exons ATGGAGGGCGTCGTTAAACCTGATAAAACAGCATTCACAGAGTGCTGGCGAACATCGTTGGAGAAGCCTTATATTATGAGGCTAGCCTTCTCAGCTGGTCTTGGAGGCCAATTGTTTGGCTATGATACAG GTGTTATTTCTGGAGCACTACTCTATATTCGTGATGAGTTCAAAACTGTCGACAAGAACACTTGGTTGCAG GAAACAATTGTTAGCATGGCCGTAGCTGGTGCTATCGTTGGTGCTGGATTTGGTGGTGTATTGAACGACAAGTATGGGCGGAAGAAATCCATTTTGTTAGCTGATGTATTGTTCTTTGTGGGTGCAATTATTATGGCGGCCTCTGTAGCTCCTTGGATGATAATCCTCGGAAGGATCTTTGTCGGTCTTGGTGTTGGGATGGCGTCCATGACATCGCCACTTTATATCTCCGAAGCATCTCCGGCTAGAATCAGAGGAGCACTAGTCAGCACCAATGGCCTCCTGATTACAGGAGGACAATTCTTGTCATATCTCATCAATCTAGCATTCACTAAT GCACCTGGAACGTGGCGTTGGATGCTCGGTATAGCTGGAGTTCCGGCCCTGGTTCAGTTTTTCTTGATGCTGTCGCTCCCCGAGTCTCCTAGATGGCTATATCGGAAG GGCAATGTGAAAGAGGCTAGGGTCATTTTGGAGAAAATCTACCCTGCCAATGAAGTCGAAGACGAGATGAAGGCTTTGGAGACCTCAGTCGAGGCTGAGAAGGCGGAGGAAGGTTCTATCGGAGACACTCTAATCTCGAAGCTGAGGCACATTTGGGGAAATGACGTGGTTCGTAGAGGGCTGTACGCGGGCGTGACCGTGCAGGTGGCTCAACAGTTTGTAGGCATAAACACCGTGATGTACTACAGTCCCACAATAGTCCAGTTTGCAGGATACGCTTCTAAACAGACAGCTCTGGCGCTGTCTCTCATCACCTCCGGTCTGAACGCCGTTGGATCAATCGCGAGCATGTTCTCTGTGGACAGATACGGTAGGAGAAGACTGATGATCATATCAATGTTTGGAATCATAAGCTGCCTCATCGTGTTGGCTGCCCTATTCCACGAAGCCTCCGAGCATGCCCCGCCGGTCACTAGCCTTGAGTCTCTCCACTTCGGCGCAAATGCCACGTGTTATAAGTATGTGCAAGCCTCCCAGCCATCAAACTGGAACTGCATGTCATGCCTCAGATCTTCCTCCGACTGCGCTTTCTGTGCGAATGGAAAA TACAAGGCTGGAGCATGCTTGGCCGTGACGGATACCGTGGAAGGCATGTGCGGGGCAGAAGGTCGGACGTGGTACACGAAAGGTTGTCCGAGCAAGTTTGGGATATACGCCGTACTTCTATTGGGTTTGTACATCATATCTTACTCGCCGGGGATGGGAACTGCGCCGTGGATCGTCAACTCGGAGATATATCCTCTGAAATACAGAGGCATTGGAGGGGGAATTGCGGCGGTATCTAATTGGGTGTCGAATCTCATTGTGAGTGAGACGTTCTTGACTCTAACGGAGACACTTGGTCCGGCGGGGACGTTCCTGTTGTTTGCCGGATTTTCGACCATCGGACTCATTGCCATATTTTTCCTCGTACCGGAGACCAAGGGGCTGCAGTTCGAGGAAGTGGAGAAGATGCTGCAGAAGGGTTTTAGACCCAATCTTTGTTGCTCTTCCAAGGATGGTGATGACTCTTCCAAGGATGGTGATGATGACGACCTCGAAACTAAGTAG